The Streptomyces achromogenes DNA segment CAGACCAACTCCTCCAAGCCGCTGCTGATCATCGCCGAGGACCTCGAGGGCGAGGCGCTCTCCACCCTCGTCGTCAACAAGATCCGCGGCACCTTCAACGCGGTCGCCGTCAAGGCCCCGGGCTTCGGTGACCGCCGCAAGGCGATGCTGCAGGACATGGCCGTCCTCACCGGCGCCACCGTCATCTCCGAGGAGGTCGGCCTCAAGCTCGACCAGGTCGGCATCGACGTGCTGGGCTCGGCCCGCCGCGTCACCGTCACCAAGGACGACACCACCATCGTCGACGGCGGCGGCAGCTCCGAGGACGTCGTGGGCCGCATCGGCCAGATCAAGGCCGAGATCGAGAACACGGACTCCGACTGGGACCGCGAGAAGCTCCAGGAGCGCCTCGCGAAGCTGGCCGGCGGCGTGTGCGTGATCAAGGTCGGCGCCGCCACCGAGGTGGAGCTGAAGGAGAAGAAGCACCGTCTGGAGGACGCCATCTCCGCGACCCGCGCCGCGGTCGAGGAGGGCATCGTCTCCGGTGGTGGCTCCGCGCTGGTCCACGCCGTCAAGGTCCTCGAGGGCAACCTCGACAAGACCGGCGACGAGGCCACCGGTGTCGCGGTCGTCCGCAAGGCCGCCGTCGAGCCGCTGCGCTGGATCGCCGAGAACGCGGGCCTCGAGGGCTACGTCATCACCTCCAAGGTCGCCGAGCTCGACAAGGGCCAGGGCTTCAACGCCGCGACCGGCGAGTACGGCGACCTGGTCAAGGCCGGCGTCATCGACCCGGTCAAGGTCACCCGCTCCGCCCTGGAGAACGCCGCCTCCATCGCCTCCCTCCTCCTGACGACCGAGACCCTCGTCGTCGAGAAGAAGGAAGAGGAGGAGCCGGCCGCCGGCGGTCACGGCCACGGCCACTCCCACTGACCCAGGTCAGCCCCCGCAACACACCGAGGCCCGGCCCCCGTTCCACCGGGGCGCCGGGCCTCGGCGCGTGCACGGCCCTGTGTCGTGGCCCTCCGTCAGCCACCGTGCCGAACGAGGAAGCGGAAGCCCAGGCGAGGAGCGGTACGAGCCGGGGGTCCTACGGGCAGTGAGCTGTCGGACTCCAGTGAGCCCTGGGACAGGAGATGAATCGCTCCTTGGCCGCCCGTCGACCGGATGCCGCGCCTCCTCCTGCTGGAGTTCAAATCGCCATCTACAGGGCGGAGTTCACGTGATGTATAAATACGATATGACGGTCTACAAGAAGGTTTTCCTTCTCGTTGTCGCGGTGGCCGCCCTGGTGGCTGTCGTGTTTCTGACGGCTCGTGCCGTCGGCGGGAACCTGGACGAGGCGGACCAGATGGCGAGCGTCGTGGGAGCGGTGGCCTCCGTCGCCGCCCTTGTGGTGTCGGTGTGGCAGTTCCTGCCGACGCAGGCTCAGAGTGTCGTGGCCAGCGACGACGGCGTGGCGGCCGGACGGAGCGCTACCACCGTCTCCGGCGCGAGGAACAAGGTCAGGATCGGGCGCGGTGGTACGTCCGCGGGTGGACCGATCCACGCCCGCGGCAGGGGAGTGGCGGCCGGTGGGCGCGTCATCGTCGTCAAGGGCGACGAGATCGAGGTGACGTGAGCGGAAAGAACGGCGGCTTCGGGGGGAAGAACCGCGGCCCCCGGGTGCGCGCGGGAAAGGGGACGGCGGGCGGACGCGACGCCGTTTACAACAGGGGCGACAACGCGCACTTCAACTTCGCGTCCCCTGCTCGGGACATCCTCTTCGGCGTGACGCTGCTGGTCGTGATCGCAGGCGGCCTCACCATGCTCTGGCTGTCGGGAAACAGCGATGCGGATCACCGGGACGACGCGGCCCCGGTCTCCCCGACGACCGCGAGAGCCGAACCCCGCCGGACCCCGAGCGCGGGTCCGTCCACCGGTCCGCCCAGCCTCGCACCGGTCAGGCCGTCGCGGACCTCGGCTCCCCCCTCCCCGACACCCGCCCCGGCTGCCCTGTCGGGTGAGGACGAATCGGCTCCGCTGCCCGACTGCCGTGCGGTCGGCGAGGGCGGAGTGGCACTGACGCCCTCGGAACTACAGGTGCGGGACACGGGAGAGCTGTCGGCGCGCGTGAACTGTGAGACGAAGGCGGGGGAGCACCTGTACTACATGGTGCGCATCGACAACATCATGAACCCCGGGATGCAGGCGAAAACCGGTTTCTACCTCAAGGGAGAGCTGTTCGCGAAGAACGTGCCGGAGCAGATCGACGTGGATCTGCGCCACGCGGAAACTGGATCCATCCGCTACGGCTTCGTCCAACTTCTCCGCGATGACGAATACGCCCGGCTCAAGAAGGAGTCGGAGGCGAACGAAGGGGTCATCGCGGCACTGCCCCGGAGCAGTGTGACCGTTTCCGGCGAGGCGCGCGTCACCCGGAGCTCGTGAGCGAGGCGGTCCGGCGCGCGCACCCCCTCGCCGTGGCGCAGGGCCGTGTCCGGCGGGTCTCGTGGATCCGCCGGACACGGCCGGAGTGTGCGATGTGCTCCCGCTTCTACCGGGCTCCCGCCTCCACCGGCGGGTGGGAGGAGGGCGGGTTGGGAGCGGTGTCGGGCGCGGACGGCCGGTTGTCCCGGAGCGAGGTCGGTGAGGCGAACTCGTAGCCGGACCAGACGTCACCGCCGCGCCAGGCGAAGCCGTCCCAGACGTAGGCCGAGGCGATCGTCCCGTAGTAGCCCGTCCCGCAGGACTGCCAACCGCCCCAGTCGTACACCTGCTCAGGGCCGTACGGTCCGGGGAACTCGCCGCCCGCCTGTCCCGTGGCGCCGTACTTCCAGGGGCTGCTGCGGCACACCGCCCAGGCGGAGCCGTTCCACCGGTAGACGGTTGCCCGCGCGGCGGCCCAGCCGTCGGGCTTGGCCTGGCCGGTCCAGCACCCTCCTTGGTTCAGTGCGTAGGTGTCCGCGTAAGCGAGATTGCCGGACAACGTGCCGGGTCGTCTGTGATCGATGCCCGCGGTTCCCTGGACGCACAGGCCGGCGTTGTTGTACACGGTCACCCTGGTGGCCCAGGTCCAGGCGTGTGCCGGTTGGGCCCAGACCGCGGCCATCATCAACGCGACGAACGCGCACAACGCGGCTTTCATGGTCAGGCGGAGCATTGCCATGGTGTCTCCGTTCCTCGATTCGCCTGCGAACCGGGATCCGTGGGCCGTTCCCGGGCCCACCAGTCCGCGGAAGCCGCCGGTGCCGCGAGCGGATCGGGGTGATCCGTCGGACGGCACGATCGGGTACGGCGGCCGTGGTGGTGGTCGGAGTCGGTCGGAACAGCGCTGACCGGCGGATGCGCGGCGGATGCGCTGCGGATGTGGGACATGGCGGCCGGCGTACTCACGGCCCCACGGGATGAGATGTGTTGTCGGGACTGCGAACGAGATCGCCCCGAGTGGGTGAGTCCCGGTCGGCTCACCGCATTCCACGATAGGCGATGCGGGCACCCCTCGCTTGTCGGCGCCGCCCACCTCCGTCCACCCACCCCCCGTCGACCCACCCCTCGGCGGATCCCGGCCCTGCCCGCACCGGCAGCCGCCGGGGCCCTGCCCGCACCGGCAGCCGCCGGGATTTGGCAGGTCCTGCGCGCCGTGGCTCGCGGGCGGCGACGGGAAGTGCCGGAATCCGCGCGGAGGCAGGGGAGTTGGGGAACCGGCGGCACAGGGCCTGCCGTCCGTCAGTTCTCCAGCGCGTCCAGCGCTCCCAGTTGGGCCATCAGGCCGAGGCGGTCGTACTGCCACCAGCCCTCGGCGATCCGGCCGTCGTCGTCGAACCGGAAGACGGTCGTCCCGGTCATGGTGACCTCCCGGCCGGTGGGCGCGAGGCCCATGAACTCACCGTGGTGCGTCCCCTCGAACGTCCAGCGGGTGCACACGCGGTCGTCCTCGGAGATCTGGTCCTCGACGGTGAAGGTGACGTCGAAGCCGCCGCGCCACATCTCGACCTCGCGCCGCATCGCGTCCATGCCGATCGTGTCCTGCACGTTGGCCGGATCATGGTCGTGGTAGTCCTGCGCCAGCAGGCCGTCGAGCGGTGCCAGCTCGCCCGGGGCGGCCACCGTCTCGAAGAGCCGCCGCGCCGTCGCCGCGCACAGCCGCTCGTCCCGCACCACGTCGAGATCGGTGAAGGTGGGCATCTCGTCGCACAGGGCCACCAGTTCCTGGAAGACCTTGCCGGTCTCCGGAAGGTTCGAGTTCCGCATGGCCTCCTCGAACGAGGGGAACTCCACGATCTCGATGAAGTGCGAGGCGTCGGAGCGGTCCTTGCCGACCACCGCGTGCGTGGCGGTCCGCTTCCCCTTGGTCTGCTCGACCCATGTGTCCATCAGCCGGTCCATCTCGTCGAACCGGCTGGTCCTGCAGTCGATGAGCTGTACGAACGTCATGACGTCGCCTCCGGCCCCCCTGGATCCGGTGTTCGGACACGCCCATCTTCCCACCGGAGCGCCGACGCCACCCGCCCGCGGGCCCGTTACTGCGGCCCGTACTTGCGCCCCGTCCGCGAGCTGACGCCGCCCAGCAGCGACCGCGGGGTCACCTTCACCAGCCCCATCAGCGCCTTGTAGCGCGGGTCGGGGATCGACACCGACTTCCCGCGCGCCAGGTCCTGCAGCGCCGCCGCGACCAGTTTGTCCGCGTCCAGCCACATCCAGCCGGGGATGTTGTCCGTGCCCATCCCGGCCCGCTCGTGGAACTCCGTGCGCACGAAGCCCGGGCACAGGGCCATCAGCCGCACGCCGGTCCCGGCCAGGTCCTTCGCCGCGCCCTGCGTGAACTGCACGACCCACGCCTTGGACGCCCCGTACGTCCCGCGCGGTACGAACGCCGCCACCGAGGCCACGTTGACGACGCCGCCGCGCCCACGCTCCCGCATCGTGGCCGCCGCCGCGGACGTCAGCCGCAGCACCGCCTCGCAGTGCACCTTGAGCATGGTCAGCTCGTCCGCCATGGAGACGTCGAGATAACGGCCCTTGTTGCCGAAGCCGGCGTTGTTGACCAGCAGGTCGACGGGCTTCTTGCGGTCGCCGAGCCGGACGGCCACCGCTTCGATGCCCTCGTCCGTCGACAGGTCGGCCGTCAGCACCTCCGCCTCGATGCCGTGCCGGTCGTGCAACTCGGTCGCCTGCTCGCGCAGCCGCTTGGTGTCCCGTGCGACGAGGACGAGATCATGCCCGTCCGCCGCCAGTCTGCGGGCGAACGCGGCACCGATGCCCGCGGTCGAACCCGTGATGAGAGCCGTTGTCATGACAGAAGGTTAGTGACCCGGAGCGGGTCCGTCCGCTCTCTGCACGCCGCCTCCCGAAGGTGAAGGCCGCGTGAGCGCCGCCCACCCGGAAGGTCTCACTCTCCGTGCCGCGCCAAATACTTCCGGGCCGCGGCCAGCGTCTCCGGATGCAGGGCCTCGCCCGCCGCGAGCATCCTGGGCAGCAGCTCCCGGTGGGTGGTGACGGCCTGGAACTGCATGCGGGCCGTCACCTCGTGATCCGGCAGGTGGACGATCTCCACCGCGTCCCCCGCGCGGATCTCACCCGGCACGATCACCCGCAGGTACGCGCCCGTGGCCGCCCTCTCCGTGAATCGCCGGACCCAGCGCCGCTCACCCAGGTGCCCCTGGAAGGTGAGGCACGGTATGCGCCCTGCGCTCACCTCCAGCACCACCTCGGAGCCGATCAGCCAGCGCTCGCCGATCCGCGCGCCGGACACGTCGAGCCCCGTCGTGGTGAGGTTCTCGCCGAACGCGCCGGCGGCCAGCGTGCGCCCCAGTTCACGCTCCCATGCGTCGAGGTCCTCGCGCGCGAAGGCGTACACCGCCTGGTCGTCGCCGCCGTGATGACGCAGGTCGCACACCGTGTCCCCGGCCAGGCCGCTCGCGCCGACGCCCTTCGGCCCGGGCGCGGACACCCGCACGGGACCGTCGACCGGCCGCTTGTCGATGCCGGTCAGGCCCTCGGGCTGGTCGGTGTAGGGCACGGCCGTCGGGCGGCCCAGATTGACGGACAGAAGCCTCATGGCTGCACGATAGGCGAGCAGACATCAAAGTGTCGACGCATTATTCGTCCGGAAACCCAAGGCTCCCTTATGCTCAGCTTATGATCGAGGCACGTCATCTCCGCGTCCTGCGCGCCGTCGCCGCCACCGGCTCCTTCTCTGCGGCCGGGCGGGAACTGGGCTGCACCCAGCCGGCCGTCAGTCAGCAGATGAAGGCCCTGGAGGCGTCCGTCGGCACCCCGCTGCTGATCCGCAGCGGCCGTGAGATGCGGCTGACCCAGGCGGGCGAGGCCCTCGTCCGGCATGCGGCCGGGATCCTGTCGGGCCTCACCGCGGCGGAGGAGGAGGTCGCGGCCATCGCCGGCCTGCGCGCCGGCCGGGTCCGCCTGGTGTCCTTCCCCAGCGGCAGCTCCACCCTCGTTCCGACCGCCCTCGCCGCCCTGCGCGCCGCCCACCCCGGCACCCGCGTCTCCCTCGAGGAGGCGGAGCCGCCGCAGTCGGTGCGACTGCTGCGCGAGGGCGACTGCGACATCGCCCTCGCCTTCCGCTACGAACGCGCCGCCCCCGGCGGCGCGCACAGGCGAGGCTCCGGCCCGCTCGGCTTCGACAGGGTCGGCTCCGGCCAGGTCCGTCCGGGCGGCCTCGGTCCCGGGGACTCCGGCGACGACGAATGGGCCGACCTGGTCGTACGGCCGCTGCTGAAGGACCGTCTGGTGGCCCTCGTTCCCGAGCGGCACCGTCTCGCTCGCACCGGATCCTCGGACACCGTGGCCATCGGCGACCTCGCCGCCGAGCCGTGGATCGCCGGCTGCCCCCGCTGCCGCGGACAGCTGGTGCAGGTGTGCGAGAGCGCGGGCTTCACGCCCCGCATCGACTTCGCGACCGACGACTATCCGGCGGTGGTCGGCCTGGTCGGAGCCGGTCTGGGCGTCGCCGTCCTGCCCCAGCTCGCGATCGACTCCGTGCGCCCCCGCGGCGTCCGGGCGCTGACGCTGGAACCGGCGGTGCGGCGGGAGATCGTCGCTCTCACCCTGCCCGACCTGGCCCACGTACCGGCGGTGACGGCCACCCTGGAGCAGCTGGGGCGCGCCGCGGCCCCCTCATGACGTCGTCGATCCAAGGAAGCCGGTCCTAAGGAAGCCGGTCCTAAGGAAGCCGGTCCCAAGGAAGCCGGTCCCAAGGAAGTCGATCCCAAGGAAGCCGGTCAAAGAAGGCGATGAAGGAAACGGCGGGCACGCGCATGGGCCCGCCGTTTCTGAAGAAACGTTCCTTCATGTGTTCGAAGCGGTGTCTCTCGCGCCCGACGACGCCGAGACCAGGCGGTTGCGCGCCCGCCCCATGAGCTCCTCGCGCTCGTCCTCGGTCAACCCGCCCCACACGCCGTACGGCTCGCGTACCGCCAGCGCGTGCGCCGCGCACTGCGCGCGGACCGGGCACCTCATGCAGACCTCCTTGGCCGAGTTCTCTCGAGCGCTCCGAGCCGCCCCGCGCTCGCCCTCCGGATGGAAGAAGAGCGAGCTGTCCACTCCGCGGCAGGCAGCGAGGAGCTGCCAGTCCCACAGATCCGCGTTCGGTCCGGGAAGGCGGGAGAAATCTGCCATTGCGTGACCCCTTGTAGCCGTTCAGAGCGGATACCGTGCCCACGACCGTACAACTACGATCTAAGGAGATGAAAATATGACTCATTGCGAATCTAGCCTCAGACACCAGTAAAAGGGAAGAAATAGGGCCAAACGGGCGTCGCTTGTGATGAAAGCTTGAGGGTCCGTGCGGCTGACTGCTCTGTGTCCGCGCCCTCACGTAGAGTGCCGAAGAATGCACGCAGCCCCGTAACTCTTTCGAGTGACCATCGTTGAGTGTGCGGTGGCGGTTGGAGAAGACAAACGCTCGGGCAGGCGTCCGAGACGGTCGACCGCACAGGTGACGATTTCGTACCAGCCTGGAGGCACAAGGTGACGCGCATCAGCTGCGGAGGGCGGCCATGACTTCCGTCCTCGTCTGCGACGACTCCCCGCTTGCCCGAGAGGCGCTCCGCCGCGCGGTCGCGACCGTGCCCGGCGTCGAGCGCGTGACGACGGCGGCCAACGGCGAGGAAGTCCTCCGCCGCTGGGGGGCCGACCGCTCGGACCTGATTCTGATGGACGTGCGCATGCCCGGACTGGGCGGCGTCGAGACCGTACGGCGGCTGCTGTCCGCCGACCCGGGCGCCCGCATCATCATGCTGACCGTCGCGGAGGACCTCGACGGCGTGGCCCTCGCGGTCGCGGCCGGGGCCCGCGGCTATCTGCACAAGGACGCCTCGCGCGCGGAACTGCGGGCGACCGTCACCCAGGCCCTCGCCGACCCCACCTGGCGGCTCGCCCCGCGGCGGCTGCGCTCGGCCGAGATGGGTGCGGCGCCCACGCTCACCGCGCGTGAGATCCAGGTCCTCGAAGGCATGAGCCACGGCCGCTCCAACGCGGAGATCGGCCGTGAGCTGTTCCTCTCCGAGGACACCGTCAAGACGCACGCCCGACGGCTGTTCAAGAAGCTCGGCGCGTCGGACCGCGCACACGCGGTGGCCCTCGGCTTCCGGTGGGGCCTGGTCCGCTAGGACAGGCCCCGGCCGTCGCGACCCGGGCCCTGGTCGCGGCCGGTCTCGCGACTCCGGACCGGCGGCTCCACGGCCGTGGTCGGGTCGGCGGGTTCCCGGCCCCGGATCGGTCGGCTCGCACCTTCGACCGGACCGGCCTCGCAGTTTCGACCGGCGGCTCCACGGCCTTCGAGTCGTCCGGCTGCACGGCTTGGCTTCAGGGCCTTCGGCCCGACGGCTCACCGCTCGGCTTCACAGCCGTCGGTCGGCGGTCCGGACCGGTCGCGGGTGACATCGGTCATTTCACTGAGGGGAGTGGCTCATGAGCGAACCTCCCTGGTCAGGGGTGGCCCGGAGGCCGGATGAGACGTCCTCCCGCCGTGCCGCAGGCGGGCGCGGCGAGGGGTCCCGGCGGACGCCCGCTGCTCGTTTCGCCGCGGATGCCGCATCCTTGAGGTGTGGAGTTCCTCGGGGACGAGTCGGTCGAGCGGAAGGGGAGGGCGCAGGGGATGACTTCCGGTGCACCTGCTCATAACGCTTCGGTGCACAACGACGGGCACGGTGCCGCGGCCGGTCCGGCCGCAGTGCACCATGGACCGATGCGCGATGACGAGGCGGTCGCTGCCGTGGGGACGATCGGGGGACTCGTCCATCGCGCCGTCGACGGCGACGAGCAGGCCACGCACGACCTGCTGGCCCACGTCCACCCTCTGGCACTGCGCTACTGCCGCACCCGGCTGTCCCGGCTGCCCGGCGACGCGCGCCACTTCGTGGAGGACCTCGCCCAGGAGGTCTGCGTCGCGGTCCTCCTCGCCCTGCCCCGCTACCGGGACACCGGTCGGCCCTTCGAGGCCTTCGTCTTCGCCATCGCCGCGCACAAGGTCGCCGACCTGCAGCGGGCGGCGATGCGCCACCCGGGCTCGACGGCGGTCCCCTCCGACGAGATGCCCGAACGTCCCGACGACTCCCTCGGTCCCGAGGAGCGCGCCCTGCTCAGCAGCGACGCCGAATGGGCGAAGAAGCTCATGGCCAACCTGCCCGAGAACCAGCGGGAACTGCTTCTGCTGCGCATCGCGGTGGGACTCACCGCGGAGGAGACCGGCCAGATGTTGGGAATGTCACCCGGGGCGGTCCGGGTGGCCCAGCACCGGGCGCTGAGCCGGTTGCGCGCGCTGGCGGAGCAGTAGACCGCTCCGCCGGGCACGCCGAAGCCGCCCCGGAGAGAGCGCTTTCGCCGACGGGCGGACCTCCACTGAACGGGCGGGCCGCGTTCTCCGTACGAACATACGAAGCCCGGAGTCACGCGCATCCGTGGAATTCGGGCGGTGCGCTTCCCGTTAGCATGGACATCCGCACCGATCAAGGCCATTTGGGGAAGGTGTCATGACTGCAAACGTCGACGGAGTGCCCGCCAAATTCGCGACCCTCGGGCTCACCTACGACGACGTGCTGCTGCTGCCGGGCGCATCCGAGGTGCTCCCCAACGCGGTCGACACCTCGTCCCGCATCTCTCGCAATGTTCGTGTCAACATCCCGCTGCTGTCGGCGGCGATGGACAAGGTGACCGAGTCGCGCATGGCGATCGCGATGGCCCGTCAGGGCGGCGTCGGCGTGCTGCACCGCAACCTGTCCATCGAGGACCAGGTCAACCAGGTCGACCTGGTGAAGCGTTCCGAGTCCGGCATGGTCACCGACCCGATCACGGTGCACCCGGACGCGACGCTCGCCGAGGCCGACGCGCTGTGCGCCAAGTTCCGCATCAGCGGTGTGCCGGTCACCGACGGCGGCGGCAAGCTGCTCGGCATCGTCACCAACCGCGACATGGCCTTCGAGTCCGACCGCTCGCGTCAGGTGCGCGAGGTCATGACCCCGATGCCGCTGGTCACCGGCAAGGTGGGCATCTCCGGCGTCGAGGCGATGGAGCTGCTGCGCAAGCACAAGATCGAGAAGCTTCCGCTGGTCGACGAGGCGGGTCTCCT contains these protein-coding regions:
- the groL gene encoding chaperonin GroEL (60 kDa chaperone family; promotes refolding of misfolded polypeptides especially under stressful conditions; forms two stacked rings of heptamers to form a barrel-shaped 14mer; ends can be capped by GroES; misfolded proteins enter the barrel where they are refolded when GroES binds) yields the protein MAKILKFDEDARRALERGVNKLADTVKVTIGPKGRNVVIDKKFGAPTITNDGVTIAREVELEDPYENLGAQLVKEVATKTNDIAGDGTTTATVLAQALVREGLKNVAAGASPAALKKGIDAAVKAVSEELLATARPIDDKADIAAVAALSAQDTQVGELIAEAMDKVGKDGVITVEESNTFGLELDFTEGMAFDKGYLSPYFVTDQERMEAVLEDPYILINQGKISSIADLLPLLEKVIQTNSSKPLLIIAEDLEGEALSTLVVNKIRGTFNAVAVKAPGFGDRRKAMLQDMAVLTGATVISEEVGLKLDQVGIDVLGSARRVTVTKDDTTIVDGGGSSEDVVGRIGQIKAEIENTDSDWDREKLQERLAKLAGGVCVIKVGAATEVELKEKKHRLEDAISATRAAVEEGIVSGGGSALVHAVKVLEGNLDKTGDEATGVAVVRKAAVEPLRWIAENAGLEGYVITSKVAELDKGQGFNAATGEYGDLVKAGVIDPVKVTRSALENAASIASLLLTTETLVVEKKEEEEPAAGGHGHGHSH
- a CDS encoding ester cyclase, whose protein sequence is MTFVQLIDCRTSRFDEMDRLMDTWVEQTKGKRTATHAVVGKDRSDASHFIEIVEFPSFEEAMRNSNLPETGKVFQELVALCDEMPTFTDLDVVRDERLCAATARRLFETVAAPGELAPLDGLLAQDYHDHDPANVQDTIGMDAMRREVEMWRGGFDVTFTVEDQISEDDRVCTRWTFEGTHHGEFMGLAPTGREVTMTGTTVFRFDDDGRIAEGWWQYDRLGLMAQLGALDALEN
- a CDS encoding SDR family NAD(P)-dependent oxidoreductase — its product is MTTALITGSTAGIGAAFARRLAADGHDLVLVARDTKRLREQATELHDRHGIEAEVLTADLSTDEGIEAVAVRLGDRKKPVDLLVNNAGFGNKGRYLDVSMADELTMLKVHCEAVLRLTSAAAATMRERGRGGVVNVASVAAFVPRGTYGASKAWVVQFTQGAAKDLAGTGVRLMALCPGFVRTEFHERAGMGTDNIPGWMWLDADKLVAAALQDLARGKSVSIPDPRYKALMGLVKVTPRSLLGGVSSRTGRKYGPQ
- a CDS encoding MOSC domain-containing protein; protein product: MRLLSVNLGRPTAVPYTDQPEGLTGIDKRPVDGPVRVSAPGPKGVGASGLAGDTVCDLRHHGGDDQAVYAFAREDLDAWERELGRTLAAGAFGENLTTTGLDVSGARIGERWLIGSEVVLEVSAGRIPCLTFQGHLGERRWVRRFTERAATGAYLRVIVPGEIRAGDAVEIVHLPDHEVTARMQFQAVTTHRELLPRMLAAGEALHPETLAAARKYLARHGE
- a CDS encoding LysR family transcriptional regulator, with the protein product MIEARHLRVLRAVAATGSFSAAGRELGCTQPAVSQQMKALEASVGTPLLIRSGREMRLTQAGEALVRHAAGILSGLTAAEEEVAAIAGLRAGRVRLVSFPSGSSTLVPTALAALRAAHPGTRVSLEEAEPPQSVRLLREGDCDIALAFRYERAAPGGAHRRGSGPLGFDRVGSGQVRPGGLGPGDSGDDEWADLVVRPLLKDRLVALVPERHRLARTGSSDTVAIGDLAAEPWIAGCPRCRGQLVQVCESAGFTPRIDFATDDYPAVVGLVGAGLGVAVLPQLAIDSVRPRGVRALTLEPAVRREIVALTLPDLAHVPAVTATLEQLGRAAAPS
- a CDS encoding WhiB family transcriptional regulator, translated to MADFSRLPGPNADLWDWQLLAACRGVDSSLFFHPEGERGAARSARENSAKEVCMRCPVRAQCAAHALAVREPYGVWGGLTEDEREELMGRARNRLVSASSGARDTASNT
- a CDS encoding response regulator transcription factor; this encodes MTSVLVCDDSPLAREALRRAVATVPGVERVTTAANGEEVLRRWGADRSDLILMDVRMPGLGGVETVRRLLSADPGARIIMLTVAEDLDGVALAVAAGARGYLHKDASRAELRATVTQALADPTWRLAPRRLRSAEMGAAPTLTAREIQVLEGMSHGRSNAEIGRELFLSEDTVKTHARRLFKKLGASDRAHAVALGFRWGLVR
- a CDS encoding sigma-70 family RNA polymerase sigma factor, which codes for MRDDEAVAAVGTIGGLVHRAVDGDEQATHDLLAHVHPLALRYCRTRLSRLPGDARHFVEDLAQEVCVAVLLALPRYRDTGRPFEAFVFAIAAHKVADLQRAAMRHPGSTAVPSDEMPERPDDSLGPEERALLSSDAEWAKKLMANLPENQRELLLLRIAVGLTAEETGQMLGMSPGAVRVAQHRALSRLRALAEQ